The DNA region aagaatctgcctgcaatgggacaagcctgggtttgatccctgggttgggaagatcccctggagaaggcaaaggctacccactccagtatcctggcctggagaattccatggactgaacagtccatggggttgcaaagagtcggacatgactgggcaactttcactttcactttctcaactTAGGCAGAATTGACAGTTGGACTGGGTAATTCTTTGTTATGAGGGCTGTCTTGTATATTGTTGGATGTATAGCAGCATCCCTGGCGCCTCTCTAACCCAAATGCTTCCAAGACATTTTCACATATCCCCTTTCAGGGGCAGGAGACAAAATCCCTCCCACCTTGTTTGAGCACTGCTGCATTAGATCACCTTTAAGTTACATGCACATGTAATATTATGGTAGAGATTATATACACTGCAGCAGCCGTGGACATTTCAGAAGGCTGTTTGACCACAGAGGAATGTTACAGAGGTGATAGTCTAATATTCTGTAATCCTTATAGATAAAATTTTCTATAGCTCTTgtaagcaaaaaagcaaaacagtggaaaaagttcAGAAAGATTGGCAACATGAAGCTCTAGGCAGAGTGAGAGGGGCAGAAAAGTCACAGAAGTGAGAAGGAGTGGACTCAAAGTGGCAGGATGGGCTTAGCTCTTATTCTTACAAAGATGAGTCTGAGCTGGGAAATGGTTGTCTTCTCAAATCCAAGCTGGGGGCCACTGGGAGCTCAGTCCTGCATGGGGGGCACAGTCTACCAGAGCCCCGGTAGGCCTGCTGGGTTTCCTGGATATATTGGAATTCATAGAAATCTACATGGTTTTGCAGTATCTACTGTTTTTACTGCAGTAATGGGAGAACAatgatttttccaaagaaaactttTGAAGGCACGGTGAGGAGGAGTATGGTTTGCCTGAATAAATGCAGTCACTTTAGGTTCCTACTCGTTAAATGAGCAAGAAGCGAAAAGTGTAGCGGTGTTCCACCAGGTGGTGCTGTATCTGACTCATTCATCAGGCGCGGCTGAATCAGGTCTTCTGTGACCCTGTCTTTCCCAGTgtattttctctgtccttttgaaATAATTGGATTGAGTCTATACTTCAAATGAAACGTATCTGCCAATTAAACAAAAATCCCATTCTACTGTTTATCTCTACTTCTGATTCAAAATATATGCATTTCTGTTCCAAGCATCTTGGCACCCAAGCTCAGGTGCGCAGGCACCAGAGTTTCCTGCATTCAGGACAAaagatttcttcttcctttcagttTCAATTAACGTCATCATCGGGTGATTTTATGACTGGCAAGCGCAAGCAAAACTGATAGAAAAaccttttaactttaatttcttcAATACTCTGCTGTTATCAGATATGAGCTTCAGGCCTATCCTCAGCAGGAATAAGTTAGGATATGAAAATGCTTTGCAGAGCTCTGAGACACAATTATGTGCTCCAAAAGAGAGCCCTATGACTTGGAGGTCTGGTAACATGACCCGTAGATGGGGAACCTGGCCATGATACGACTGAGTAGCTTCATGTCAAAAAAGAAGTCCATATTTTGAATATCGTGGGATTaaccataatgaaaagaatatgaaaaagaatacatatatatgtgaatcactttgctctacagtagaaattaacattgtaaatcaactgtacttcaataaaataaattaaaaaaaaaaacccaagaagtTCCAAGGGCTCTTTTAAGCAATTAGCTCTTAACTGGGTGGTTGTGAGATTCACCATCTACTGAAATTTTTaatccctgggggaggaaaaggaTACCAGTATCTTTACCTTTTATAAATTCTTCAGGTAGGTCTGCCAGCATGTATGAGccaagggaaagaatttccctgcaGCTGTCATAAGTAGGTTTTTTggtcattttgttttgttatagGAAGAGAGACTATTGTTGGCCCTCAGCAGAGGTAGCCTTAAATGTATAGCAAGATAGTAAGGGACCCTCCAGAAGGATGAGGTGGTAGTCACTGATGGATGGGGGAATCACTGTGTTACCCTCATATCCACATCCATTTAAAACACggtcagaagaaaaagacaaatgacatGGTCTCAAGGTGACGAAGGTCTCAAGGTCTCAGGCAGAGAGCAGGCAAAGTGGAAGCCAAAGGCAGAAgtaaagaaaatggaaggaaaagcaGCCCTCACTTGCTTATCATATACCTCTGTTTAAAAGTTATCAAAAGCGTAACAGGGCACATGTGTCATGCATTTTCCGTCAAAATAATGAAGAGGAAGAGTGAGGACAGGTGAAAAGGCCACGACTTTCAGTTAGCGAAGCAAACACAATTCCACATCACAGTGGAAGGCCTAGGGCAAGGCCCGATCATAAAGTGAATTTCCTTTAGAACTCACTAAAAACAAAGAGTTCTTCCTTTGAGtattttaatacaaatatattggtaaaaatacttattgagcaaATGCAAATGGTACCAACTGACTGAAAGGTGTAAAGACACTGGGAAGCAGGATGGGCTGGTAGAGGAGACCCTCAACCAGCGGTTTGTTCTCTATTAAGTGTTGTAAGTGCGGCTCCAGtgatggacctcagggacctcccCAGGGTCTGTACCCGCCTTATTCCAGAGAAGCACTTCCTAAATTGTCATGTGTCTTCCCCCTGGCTCCCTTCTAGCTCCACCCATAGTTAagatgtgaagaaaaataaaacttcctcAGTGAAATGCACTTGGGAAACGCTGTACACAATATGCCCTTCTTAGAGATTTCTGTTGCCCTCGGGCATGTTTAAAGGGCATCAGAATATTTGAGAGGCTCTGGGAGAGGAGAATCTGTGTACCTGACCCAGCGTTTCCCAAGTTTATATCCCCTTCCCTGTCTTTGCTTCATCCCAGAAATACTCATCAGCTTCTTACAGCCAACTGGTCTCCAACTGGTCTCCTCCAGCAGAGTGTTTGGGAAAGGCTGTCTCACGGGTACAGGTATTGCATCTTCTTGCCACACTGAAAGGATTACAAAGATTGACAAGACTTACCAAGAAGGTCTACTTAATATCCTGAGAGTTCAGAGTTTTGCTTAAATTTGGCTTCTTGGTACAGTTGTTTAGCTTTTGCCCTATCATTCTCCTGATTGACACGTCATCTGTGTTGGGAAATAATTGCTTTGTGATtcctgtaacaacaacaacaaaacacagaaaaacacTTTATCAGATGGGAGTAGAGtcacaaaaacaaagaacaaaccagtggttaccagtggggagtgGGGGAGTAGGGGAGGGGTGATGTTGGGCTGGGAGGATAAGAGGTACGATGATTATGCATAAAGTAagttatatgggcttcccttgtggctcagctggtaaagaatccgcctccaatgcaggagaccctgctttgaATCCtgagtcacgaagatcccctggagaaggggtaggctatccactccagtattcttgggctgccctggtggctcagctggtaaagaatccgcccgaaatgcgggagacctgagctcaatccctgagttgggaagattccctggagaggagataggctatccactccagcattttggcctggagaaaacaatccatgaggttgcaaagaagtCCGAAATGGCTGAGCAATTTTCTCTTTCACGTTCATTGTACAACCCGGGAAAtagagccaatattttgtaataactgtaaatagagtataaacattaaaaactgtgaaacactatattgcatgtgtgcatgctcagtcactgagccgtgtccgactctttttttaccccatggactatacccggccaggctcctctgtccataggattctccaggcaagaacactggagtgggttgccagtgggagatctttcccacccagggactgaacctgtgttcccttgcattggcaggtggagtctttaccactgagccccctgggaagccccgaaatactatactgtacacctgtaaTTTATACTtgactaaaaataagtaaattaattaaaacccCACATTATCGGGCCTTTGCATATTAAGATATGAACTGAGATAAAACACAAAGCACCCTAATTTTTGCCTCCATTTTGAAAAAGCAGCCCAAACACCCATGAGATATTTAAACAGACTATATAGGCAGATTTTCCAAAGCAAAGCAAGAGATAACTAGTTCTATATCATAAACTGAGAACATATGTATGAGTCTTCCTATGGTACCACCcagcttttcccttgttgcttgtTCTGCGTACCACGTGCCCTTGACCCAAAATGCTGAGAATTTATTTTTACCCGTTCCCAGCATCAGCTGAAACAAGCAGATTCTGACTGACTATTTTCCAACTAAGAAATGAAGTGCTATCAACATACAGAGAGCTGGGATTCAGTGAGTACTTAAAATTGTTACTTGGTAACCTAGATTATTATTTTAAGGAGATTAACTTAAAAACTGTAGGTAGGATGGTTACATTAACCttcatttttctgaataaaaGATAAGGGCTATTTCtaaccaaaataaaaagaatacaagaTATGAATAGTTACTAAAATTTTGTTGGAGTGAATTTTGAAACTTTACTCTTCTAAAGCTATGAATTGTATGAATTCAAATTTTTCAGTGATatagaattcatttttattttaataaccacttaaaaaattttaaactaattaaTTTGGGGCCGTGCTGGGTTCTTGTTGCTGCTCATCGGCTTTCTCTAGTCATGGCGGCACACAGTGTCtttctcagtagttgtggtgcttgggcttagatATTCCTcaacatgtggggtcttcctggaccagggatcgaacctgtgtcctctgcattggcaggcagattcttaaccactggaccaccaaggaagtcccattaACCACTTTTAATGTAAGGCTGTTCCACAAAATTCACCATGTATCATAAGAGGTTTCAGCTACCCTGAGATATTTCtctcatagaaaaataaatttgaagaaaaaaaggtAATGAAAGAACAGCTAAATGTTGAATAAACTAATTCAACTAATTAGTTGGTAAACTAATTTCAGATTCATGTGAGACAATATAATGCAATCATATCACCTATAATTTCTTGAACTTCATTCTGATTCATAGCTGGTTTCACGGCCTTGTCCCTTGAAGTAGAGGATTTTGCTCCCGTCAGGCTGTGTGTGGCCATGTATTCATTTGTGTAAAGCACTTGCATTAAATCATTAATGAACTTCTGAGGCTTGCTCTTGTTGCAACGTGCAATCTGCCATTTTTCAATCttgaactaaaaaattaaaaataataattgaaataactgaaaaaggaaaggaatatcTGAAGAAATATATTATTCATTGAATTAATACAgaccagaaaacaaaatcaacattCTTTAAGGTGATGcccatatatttaatatatatatatttatatatgtttatatatatatataacgggTTAGAGTTAGATGTTATTTTTGAGATAGATTCCCAATATTTATGAGGTATTTTTTCCGGAGTGTATTCAAATTCTTGTCATGTAATCTGGATTTGGTGCTTTAAGGATTATTCCACCCTCAACCGTTCCCACTAAACAGAATAATGGCCCACGGACAATAAGCACATCATCATCCCTGAAACCTGTGAATGTGTCACCTTACATGGGAAAATCAACTTTGCAGGAGTCATTAAAGGACCTTGAGATGGGGAAAGTTGGAGAGTATGCTGGGTTATTCAGAAAGGCCCAATCTAATTATGAGACgtttttaaattttaccttttttacACTTAAAATTCATGTACTTTATTGCaagtatgaatatatatttacatacacacatacatatacagttttatgtgtataaatatatacacacacttagcAGTGTCTGGTACATAATAAGCACACAATAAGTGTttgataataataaagaaaatggcTAACATCTATTGAGGGCTCACATGAGCCCTCTGAACGCAGAAGAGCGGGCAAGAAAGACGACACGGAGGGAGGAGGGACTCGAAGAGTGAGAGGGGTTTGCCTGCTCtgactggctttgaagatggtggAAGAAGACCACGAATCAGGGCGTGGGGGAACATCCTTCAGTTTACAGCTGACAAGAAAACAGGGAGCTCAGCCGTAGCGCCGCAAGAAATTGAATTCCAGAACCCACAGGGCAGGAAACAGAGCCTTCCCCTGAGCCTCTAGAAAGGAAAGAACTAGCCAGCACCTTGGGTTTATGGCATTTGAGTTTGTAATATTACAAATCACTCAGTTTGTGGGATCCTGTTATATCGCAGGAGGAAACTGGTACACTAAGATTCAAGTATTCTGAATGCTAGATTGTGAGCATTTACAGTTATTACTTGCTCTTGAAGGCATATTTTCCCAGGCTGATTCTAACAAACTTGTATTTTTAGCTTCTGTTTCTTGATTAAGAAAAATTGGTAGAGAAGACAAAGAATTGTGTTCAGCCAGCATGTACAGGCTGCAATTCACCTGGTCTCAATGATACAGTTTTATAACCTTTAATGCATAGTTGTCCTCACTGGTTTAAGAGTTTTCTAGTTTAATAACTTCATCATTGTTCAccatttattttctaaactgGATATTTGCTTCACCGATATTAGATTTACtgtaaaaaaattgttttgtgtCATCAGAATATTATGATTGACCTAAAATTCCATAAAGTGATCTGATAAGACAATGACTGTGTTgttctgtggttttcattttgcctGTAACTGCACCCCAGAGAAAGATGGGACAGTCTTCCCACTAACCTGTTTCTCATCCGTCTGGTGGTCTTCCTCAGCTTTCAGGGAGATGGGTGAACCGGAATCAGAGTTAGAATTACTGCACGTAGAAGCAAAAGAATCTGGTGAGGAGTTATTCGCTGCTCTCCAGAGGGTGGATGCGGATGTGGACAGGGTTCCTCCACCCTTGAGCACTGCCTCTGCCATACCGACCAGTTCTTCAAACTGAGTGACGGCCTGCGGTAACACTAAAATGGCGAGAACAATGTTTTTTATTGTGTGTCTATGCATAAAAGTATATAGAACAGACTGTTAACACTTGCtacatttggaaaataaacaTGGTAAGAACAGTGATTGGAACACATTCACTTTTTATTATTCAATAATTTAATAATTGCTGAATAATAGTAGATCAGTGTTAAATCATTTGGTGGTTGTATccaaatatatatgcattacttTGTAACTAAAAAAATGCTTCTAGAAGTTGATTCTTTTTCTAATTGCTAATGGTATTACTTGAAGGTGCTTAATCTCTCGTTTGCAGACATTACTGATTGCATCACCTTCCATCAGGCCAGTTTAAGTGACAAGATTAAATAAATCGGTTTCTCACTAAATCTTCTATAATCTTAGTGTATGATTTGCCAGGGAGTCAAATGAcatcaaattattaaaaatttatggcCACAATTCAAATCTATGTGTTCACATATAACAGATGGATTTTGGTAGTCAACTTGAATGttctctttgttcctttttttaaatggaaacttACACATTCATAGGTTTCATGCCTCCATGTAAAATGGTCTTCTCTGTTGTTATATCTAGTTTGTTTCGTAAGGACAAATAACACTTTGTTGGAGTTGGAAGACACTTTGAACCCTGTCTAATTCAACTCCTCACTCTGGTTGCGGGTAATGGCTGGTAGAGAGGCGAAAAGACtggaagttttttgtatttttctaagcatATTATTGAGCTACACAATCTTTAGAATTATAGATGATTAAGACCTGAACATCAGATATAGTGATGATATGTCCAAATCAATACATTTAATACTATGttaatctgctgatggacatctaggttgcttccatgtcctggctattgtaagcagtgctgtgatgaatattggggtatgcgtgtctctttcaattctggtttccttggtgtgtatgcccagcagtaggattgctgggtcataaggcagttctatttccagttttttagggaatctccacactgttctccatagtggctatactagtttgctttcccaccaacagtgtaacagggttcccttttctccacaccctctccagcatttattgcttgtagacttttggatcgtagccattttgactggtgtgaagtggtacctcattgtggttttgatttgcatttctctgataatgagtgatgttgagcatcttttcatgtgtttgttagccatctgtatgtcttctttggagaaatgtctatttagttctttggcccagtttttgattgggtcatttatttttctggaattgagctgcaggagttgcttgtatatttttgagagcagttgtttgtcagttgcttcatttgctattatttcctcacATTCCGAaggctgggacatggaagcaacctagatgtccatcagcagaggaatggataagaaagctgtggtacatatacacaatggagtattactcagccattaaaaagaatacatttgaatcagttctaatgaggtggatgaaactggagccaattatacagagcgaagtaagccggaaagaaaaacaccaatacagtgtactaacacatatatatggaatttagaaagatggtaatgataaccctgtatgtgagacagcaaaagagacacagatgtatagaacagtcttttggactctgtgggagagggatagggtgggatgatttgggagaatggcattgaaacacgtataatatcatataagaaacgaatcgccagtctaggttcgatgcaggatacaggatgcttggggctggtgcactgggatgacacagagagatggtatggggagggaggtgggaggggggttcaggattgggaatacgtgtacaccggggcagattcatgttgatgtatggcaaaaccaatatagtattgtaaagtaaaataaaattttaaaaaatactatgttaatagaaaaataatagaaaaaacctGCTAAAGAAGAAAATCTTATTCTATATTTTTCAATTAACATCTGCTAAGCACCTCTCATGTGATAGCCAGTTGCTCTATCAGcagttatttattgagcacttaataATATCAGACATTTAGCTAGCTTTTACTCTGCAGCAGGTGCTATTTTGGGAACTCCActatgttcattcatttactccTCATTGCAATTCTCTGAGAAaggtattaatataatattatcaCTACCTGtaatttatagatgaggagaaTGAGGCAATGAGAGATTAATTAACCCATCAGGGTCTACTCAGTGAAAAGAAGAGCCAACATTCAAATTAGGACTCTGCCAAACCCTTGCTGTAAACTACAGTGTTACACCGACTCAACATTTGCTCACCACTCTGTCGGGTGCAAGGAATGAAACGGGGAGCAAAACTAGATGTGGTCCTAGCCTTTTGGAACTGGGACAGGTGGGGAGCACTCTTCACCTAACAGTGCTGTGTGTAAGCATTCGGCCTGCTCAGAAAGAAATCTGATCACCAGCCCTAaaccccacccaccacccccgtTTCTGGGAAGGAATCTCTATACCCTTGAATTTCTTCAGCAATATCAGGAGTGTCACGGTGAGCCCCTCAGAACACATCTGACTTATGTGTATGCTAAGGAGTTTCTCAGGGTGGGGACAATCATACAGCCTAGTCTTAGGGCAGAAGCTGGCGATGGCCAGAAAGCCAGAAAGACCTAGAGCCTGAGTTCAACCCTGTGAGCTGTCACTCAATCAATTATGCTTACATAATGAACCTTCAGTTAAAAACTGTGGACGCCCAAGCTCAGAGAGCTTCCTGGGTGGACAAACCTCTGTGTGTATTATTGTTAACATGTAAAGACTAGGAGGTAATGGATCCTGAGGACAGAAATGTTTCACTTGGAAACTGATCAGACCCTGCCCTATAGGTCTCTTCCAACTTTGGCTAGTTCTAATTTGTATTCTTTCCTTGTAATAAGTGTAACCATGAGTATCACAGGTTTTGGTGAATTTAATGTCTTTAGCAAATTACTGAGCCTGAGAGTGGTTTTCAAAAACCCCTAAATTTGCAGTTGGTATCAGGtgtcttggagaaggcgatggcaccccactccagtactcttgcctggagaatcccatggacggaggagcctggtaggctgcagtccatggggtcgctgagagttggacgcgactcagtgacttcactttcatgcattggagaaggaaatggcaacccactccagtgttcttgcttggagaatcacagggacggcagagcctggtgggctgccgtctatgtggtcacacagagtcggacacgactgaagcaacttagcatcaggTGTCTTAGCAGACTTGGCCATCTAGAAGACAGTGCACTTAACTTTGTGGTTTGGGTAATTGAAGGtgcatgcaaagaaatgaaaaactgcaGTTGTTAAGACCACTGAGGAGAGACAAGTCACCTCTCCTCTAAGGGAAGGGGCACAGAGGGCTTCTCTGGGGCAGTCAAGAGTTACCTGAGAGCTGCGGGCTGAGCAGGAATTAAATACCTGCAGTTCATCAGGAACATAGGAAACACAAAAACACAAGTTCTGTATTTAAGGAACTGCAAGAAGGCCAAAGCTAGACTGTAAGGAGAAAAAGGGAATTTCGTATAAAGTGGGTTTTAGAAAACATTCACTGTTTTTTCTAATAATGAAAGCTGTACATGTTCATCAGAAGATGTCCTTCTTGCCAATTCTATTTCTGTATCTTTGTCATACATTTTCTTTTGTATAATTAGGACTTGCTACATCCACAGCATTGTAtcatagctctttttttttaaaattaagaccaTACATTGAGtattttacctattttattaAATCTTGGAAAATATGACCTTTTGAGGTATAATTTGCTTAGCATCAAAGGCAAGATCTTACATGAAGTCTGAACAGGATATAAGTAGGTATGGGGGATGAGTTTGACAGAAGGATAAACCCAATTAGCACACACTAATATGCTCATAGAATGTTTCTGTCTGCCCAGAAAGTTGCCTCATGTTCTTTCCAAATTAATTCCTGGACTCACCTCAAAAGCAACGACTAATGTGACTTCTTTACCTGTTCTAGAAATCCATGTAAATGGATACAAGTGGTATATTCTCCTTTTCTTGGTCTGATTTTTGTTCTGCATAAcgttttgagattcattcatgttgtgccAGTTATTCACCCTTTTTTTTAGGAGgatgaatattatttattttttattgaattatacttcacttatttatttattgaagtatagttgattgacttgagagttccttggactgcaaggagatcaagccagtcaatcttaaaggaaatcaaccctgaatattcaatggaaggactgatgctgaagctgaagctccaatactttggccaccttatgtgaagagccagctcattggaaatgaccttcatgctgggaaagattgagggcaaaaagaggagagggcaacagaggatgagatggttggatagcattaccaactaaatgggcatgaatttgagcaaattccaggagacagtgaaggacagggaagcctggcatgctgcagtctatggggtcacaaagagtaggacacgacttggtgGCTGAGCAACATCAacaaatagttgatttactatgtttcaggtatatagcaaagtgattcagttatatatatatacacacacacacacatacacacacatatattcattcttttccaaTTAAACATACACTTTAATGATTTCCTAATATTTCAAGGTATTGATTcctgtaatttatttaaatgctcctttttttcctttttggaatttaagttgcttcagtttttcTTGATTATAGACAACATTCTTATGAACCATTTGCCAGAGACATCTACATATGTATCTCTGATCATATCGATAACTACAAATTCCTGAAAGCATAGCAATAGGCTCAGAGGTATGAATGTTTTTAAGACTCAGTCAATATTGTTGAATGGCTCTCCAGAATCTTCCAACTTACGTGCCCACTATTAAGGTACGAAGTCAGCCATGTCACTGCACTATCAACAAGAGATGTTCATTATTAACAATGATCTTCACTATTTTGATAGCTGAAAT from Ovis canadensis isolate MfBH-ARS-UI-01 breed Bighorn chromosome 20, ARS-UI_OviCan_v2, whole genome shotgun sequence includes:
- the BEND6 gene encoding BEN domain-containing protein 6 codes for the protein MQTIFQTEETTDSQALRKGKRKRTEPMDSENVNSVPDKAQRDPYSGNAFLPGESSSEDEEPLAELSKEELCTKIKRLKQKLTNIRKENSRLRQSLVMLQVLPQAVTQFEELVGMAEAVLKGGGTLSTSASTLWRAANNSSPDSFASTCSNSNSDSGSPISLKAEEDHQTDEKQFKIEKWQIARCNKSKPQKFINDLMQVLYTNEYMATHSLTGAKSSTSRDKAVKPAMNQNEVQEIIGITKQLFPNTDDVSIRRMIGQKLNNCTKKPNLSKTLNSQDIK